In the Passer domesticus isolate bPasDom1 chromosome 4, bPasDom1.hap1, whole genome shotgun sequence genome, one interval contains:
- the FGFBP2 gene encoding fibroblast growth factor-binding protein 2 has translation MKSFALLFLVVICGMGGLGQKLKPKKRSNGEEIKFRTKTKDVCTITMSGDDEEMKLRIECKSQGLSYWCEFNGKPSVCRAFRNNPKIYWNQIAAELRKVPHACESMEVLKTTMCQKAPPEALMRQIAAGVEPEDLADQEKSVRKASIPMGEAGQNSDLAQHGQGSENETEAMKLAREHCWESLHGVCSYIIGILRG, from the coding sequence ATGAAGAGTTTTGCTCTCCTTTTCCTAGTTGTGATCTGTGGCATGGGAGGACTGGGACAGAAGCTGAAGCCAAAGAAAAGAAGCAATGGTGAAGAAATCAAATTTCGGACTAAAACCAAAGATGTTTGCACAATAACCATGAGTGGCGACGACGAGGAGATGAAACTTAGAATTGAATGCAAAAGCCAAGGCTTGTCCTACTGGTGTGAATTCAATGGCAAGCCATCAGTCTGTCGTGCTTTCAGAAATAATCCAAAGATTTACTGGAATCAGATCGCCGCAGAGCTCAGAAAGGTCCCGCACGCTTGCGAATCCATGGAAGTGTTGAAGACCACCATGTGCCAAAAGGCTCCCCCAGAGGCTCTCATGAGGCAGATAGCTGCTGGTGTGGAGCCAGAAGATCTAGCAGACCAGGAAAAATCAGTCCGGAAAGCTTCCATTCCTATgggagaagcagggcaaaacTCTGACCTGGCCCAACACGGTCAAGGGtctgaaaatgaaacagaagCAATGAAACTGGCACGGGAACACTGCTGGGAATCTCTGCATGGTGTCTGCTCCTACATCATTGGCATCCTTAGGGGTTAA